In Artemia franciscana chromosome 8, ASM3288406v1, whole genome shotgun sequence, a genomic segment contains:
- the LOC136030485 gene encoding smad nuclear-interacting protein 1-like yields MGKHKGNNSSSSESEVDETTEAESSSNSADSSDKEINKKKSKKSKVLTNSSKQKKNMMKAKPKSSSAEKSSSSSTSTSSSRSESPVKEKEAKKSKKRKRKRREPSSSNDSSEEEDIPKKKRKDERKNMKRTKKKKESVVSLVEKKQVKDMLSKSSVGKARDTSFNSREEKEHDKERSGYKKKSDRSESRETSRKTVFETERERKYGKRKSPLGRGRSLENSNDFEDKFRTQPSSKHRKDDDLVQNKGISTRQERRISRSPTFKKHEEASCAGRSRKTRIENCKERFDSSPRKSEHFRTSRDKDYSLGRNVTQSRIRESIDRDISTTFSGERRPPQREERYRRDDEKCPRHSNGIKERDKHHSPSRNAPQPRRKGSVEREMSARFSEELRPPQRREAGRKERRRSREHERGDREYDRNSVRPSSRRSHERQQDIPSGISIKKEPLSPERTKWDSGNEAQEHERKNDKKKAAKEKEKPNFALSGKLAEETNTFRGVVIKYSEPPEARIPKKRWRFYVFKDNENMPTLYMHRQSAYLIGRDRKVCDLAVDHPSCSKQHAALQYRLVPYEKADGRRARAVRPYIIDLGSSNGTFVNNKPIEPQRYVELREKDVLKFGFSSREYVLLHDESKDDILDDDYQED; encoded by the exons ATGGGGAAACACAAGGGAAACAATAGTTCTAGCAGTGAATCAGAAGTAGACGAAACTACAGAAGCTGAAAGCAGCTCCAATTCAGCTGATTCTTCTGACaaagaaattaacaaaaagaagtctaaaaaatcaaaagtattGACTAATAGTTCCAAACAGAAAAAGAACAT GATGAAAGCTAAACCCAAGAGTTCTTCTGCTGAAAAATCCTCTTCATCGTCAACTTCGACATCGTCATCAAGATCTGAATCACCGGTAAAAGAAAAAGAggcaaagaaaagtaaaaagaggaaaaggaaaagaCGAGAACCCTCTTCAAGCAATGATTCGTCAGAAGAAGAAGACATACCGAAGAAGAAGCGGAAAGACGAGAGGAAAAACATG aaacgtacaaaaaagaagaaagaaagtgTCGTCTCTCTTGTCGAGAAGAAGCAAGTGAAAGATATGCTTTCTAAATCATCAGTTGGTAAAGCAAGGGACACAAGTTTCAATTCCAGAGAAGAGAAGGAACATGACAAAGAAAGAAgtggctataaaaaaaaatctgaccgCTCAGAATCAAGAGAAACATCTAGAAAAACGGTGTTTGAAACGGAGCGAGAAAGAAAATATGGCAAGAGAAAGTCTCCTTTAGGTCGAGGCCGTTCTTTAGAAAACAGTAATGATTTTGAAGACAAATTCCGAACTCAACCATCATCCAAACATCGGAAAGACGATGATTTAGTGCAAAATAAGGGAATATCAACTCGACAAGAAAGAAGAATCTCTCGTTCACCTACTTTTAAAAAACACGAGGAGGCGTCTTGTGCTGGGCGAAGTAGAAAAACAAGAATCGAAAATTGTAAAGAGCGTTTTGACTCATCACCAAGAAAATCTGAGCATTTTCGTACATCACGAGATAAAGACTATTCCCTTGGCCGAAATGTCACTCAGTCTCGAATAAGAGAGTCAATTGACAGAGATATCTCGACTACGTTTTCTGGGGAACGTCGCCCTCCTCAGAGAGAAGAAAGGTATAGGAGAGATGATGAGAAGTGTCCTAGACATAGCAATGGTATTAAAGAACGGGACAAACACCATTCCCCAAGCAGAAATGCCCCCCAGCCGCGAAGAAAAGGGTCAGTTGAAAGGGAAATGTCGGCAAGATTTTCTGAGGAACTTCGGCCTCCTCAGAGAAGAGAAGCAGGAAGAAAAGAACGAAGGAGAAGCAGGGAACACGAAAGAGGTGATCGTGAATACGATAGAAATAGCGTAAGACCCTCTAGTAGGCGAAGTCATGAAAGACAGCAAGATATACCAAGCGGtattagcataaaaaaagagcctttaagtcCTGAACGTACAAAATGGGATAGTGGAAATGAAGCTCAAGAACACGAAAGAAAGAATGATAAGAAAAAAGCggcaaaagaaaaggaaaaacctaATTTTGCTCTTTCTGGTAAACTTGCAGAAGAGACGAATACCTTTCGTGGTGTTGTCATTAAATATAGTGAGCCTCCCGAAGCCCGTATTCCAAAAAAACGTTGGAgattttatgtatttaaagataatgaaaatatgCCAACtctttatatgcatagacaaagTGCTTATTTAATTGGCCGGGACAGAAAGGTATGTGACCTTGCAGTGGACCATCCCTCTTGTTCAAAACAGCATGCCGCCTTACAGTACCGTCTCGTCCCTTATGAAAAGGCTGATGGACGACGGGCAAGAGCCGTAAGGCCGTATATTATTGATTTGGGCTCTTCCAATGGAACTTTCGTGAATAATAAGCCAATTGAACCTCAAAGATATGTTGAATTGCGAGAAAAAGATGTGCTTAAATTTGGCTTTAGTTCTAGAGAATATGTTCTGCTTCATGATGAAAGCAAAGACGACATTCTTGATGATGATTACCAAGAAGACTGA